A genomic stretch from Styela clava chromosome 5, kaStyClav1.hap1.2, whole genome shotgun sequence includes:
- the LOC120345012 gene encoding uncharacterized protein LOC120345012 encodes MNRRVSTSIASSEKEWFQIRHCFVQAYFKYPLYKYLIPNEVKRKEFLTNYIEANYDVAVRHGNSLLLCIRMVNEEDDSCQLKKSFADDKKIIGGALFVPPTTDGGDWDCADDDTFFKSYENYGLNDIDNDAYHNIISHEKWETENIMTKICKLKFEAWMAFFWAIDPEFAGKGYGSASYPDCMQILQNYQEKQLPSVRNLMTPRRRCQMNMPLSGIENYGKTSQMISTVSTTHSFPLPLPDFVQAGDKTICQWSRTYKDPVVFFPSHCERAVKFHMKNGFHLIGKTQVNNRKFPCDASAKTYPPWANLLVIGLYEKSTYDQYTSGYHCKQKKFTTRFRDRMGYIQDETFPAP; translated from the exons atgaatAG GCGTGTATCAACGTCCATAGCCAGCAGCGAAAAAGAATGGTTTCAAATACGTCATTGCTTTGTCCAGGCGTACTTCAAATATCCGCTGTACAAGTATCTGATTCCAAACGAAGTTAAACGGAAAGAATTTCTCACGAATTACATAGAAGCAAACTATGACGTGGCCGTTCGTCACGGAAATTCACTGTTGCTTTGCATACGCATGGTTAACGAAGAAGATGATAGTTGTCAATTGAag AAATCGTTCGctgatgataaaaaaataattggtGGAGCACTCTTCGTCCCTCCTACCACAGATGGTGGAGACTGGGATTGCGCTGATGACGACACATTTTTCAAATCCTACGAAAACTACGGACTGAATGATATTGACAACGATGCCTACCACAACATAATCAG CCATGAAAAATGGGAGACAGAGAATATTATGACAAAGATATGCAAGCTTAAATTTGAAGCATGGATGGCGTTTTTCTGGGCCATTGATCCCGAATTTGCTGGAAAGGGGTACGGTAGTGCCAGCTATCCAGATTGCATGCAAATTCTACAAAATTATCAAGAAAAACAACTACCTTCAGTCAGAAATTTAATGACACCACGCAGAAGATGCCAGATGAACATGCCCTTAAGTGGAATAGAAAATTACGGAAAAACAAGCCAAATGATTTCTACTGTGTCAACGACTCACTCTTTTCCATTGCCTCTACCTGACTTTGTGCAAGCAGGTGACAAAACGATATGTCAATGGTCACGAACTTACAAAGACCCGGTTGTATTTTTTCCAAGTCACTGTGAACGAGCTGTGAAATTCCACATGAAAAATGGATTTCATTTAATCGGAAAAACGCAAGTAAACAATAGGAAATTTCCGTGTGATGCAAGTGCCAAAACTTACCCACCATGGGCTAATTTACTGGTAATCGGACTGTATGAAAAATCAACTTACGATCAGTACACATCGGGATACCactgtaaacaaaaaaaattcactacACGGTTTCGGGACAGAATGGGGTACATCCAAGATGAAACTTTTCCCGCGCCATAA
- the LOC120345119 gene encoding uncharacterized protein LOC120345119 has translation MALFWWNSKTSTFFMMVVVSICARQIAGKASCRIPKINEDINWKEMSKTWYLGLHTNDVVMSKDIVYCCKSENVTSTSYGGSMMITEYHQNSPASVFPAHFIRQDNGVYAVDKNDDDAIIEAESRYPDGKTNENAARFDKARLDSPTILLSDGKNYLIYAWCVFDKWIVWTQFSTSTPTQHQINEFQRALDKYGINADMYPCQQVDANK, from the exons ATGGCGTTGTTCTGGTGGAATTCGAAAACCAGCACCTTCTTCATGATGGTTGTAGTTTCAATTTGTGCAAGACAAATTGCAGGAAAGGCGTCATGCAGAATTCCGAAAATAAATGAGGACATCAATTGGAAAGAG ATGTCAAAGACATGGTATTTGGGTTTACACACAAACGATGTTGTGATGTCAAAAGATATTGTTTATTGCTGCAAAAGTGAAAATGTTACATCGACATCATACGGCGGCTCTATGATGATCACAGAATATCATCAGAA TTCACCTGCAAGCGTTTTTCCTGCTCACTTTATTCGACAAGACAACGGTGTTTACGCAGTCGATAAAAATGATG ATGATGCGATAATTGAAGCCGAATCTCGGTATCCTGATGGAAAAACCAATGAAAATGCTGCCAGATTTg ACAAGGCCAGGTTGGATTCTCCTACCATTCTTCTGAGTGACGGAAAAAACTACTTGATTTATGCATGGTGTGTTTTTG ATAAATGGATCGTGTGGACGCAATTTTCTACATCCACGCCTACTCAACATCaaattaatgaatttcaacGGGCTTTagataaatatggaataaatgCAGACATGTATCCTTGCCAACAAGTTGATGCAAATAAATAA